From a single Pseudobutyrivibrio xylanivorans genomic region:
- a CDS encoding glycoside hydrolase family 3 N-terminal domain-containing protein — MQQYEKNHLDFVLNNAAECAVLLKSNGDFPIDKPGKLAAFGAGLRYTIKGGTGSGEVNSRFTYTIEEGLEQEGFEITSKGWLDQYDEVRAKAKKDFYKRVRKELKGNFLAIMGKTMKEPEHNLKLQGDGDIAIYVLSRNSGEGSDREVVEGEVKLNNSEIRDILELNKIYQKFMLVLNVGGAVDLTPVMDVDNILLISQLGVNIGKVLADILVGKQNPSGKLTTTWAAWDQYSKEGTFGAWNETKYNEGIYVGYRYFDTFGKKALFPFGYGLSYTNFEVGETKVQAKASEIIVNTVVKNTGACAGKEVVQVYLSKPTDKLDQPYQELVAFAKTNNLAAGEEQELQLTFDLQDVASYDEETASYILEVGDYLVRVGNSSVATKIAAVVSLDATVTCLKAKNCLGNPGFKDIKAPARNAEAVPAEAARLQILAAELQSQSVSYDSKYDIADQAKKMTDEELIYMGIGAFNPDAKMFSAVGNAGSHVAGAAGETTSQVKGVKPMIMADGPAGLRLCRTYFEDEKGAHDASGKGSMPESITDAMGPVVRFIANLVVGKTKVPKDAVIKEQSCTMIPIGTAIAQSFNYDLAKKFGDIVGTEMEMFGVHLWLAPALNIHRSILCGRNFEYYSEDPFVSGMIASAITEGVQKHKGCGTTIKHYAANNAETNRYNNDSQVSERAMREIYLRGFGLCVRKTQPKAIMTSYNLLNGVHTAEHRGLIEDILRCEYGFKGIVMTDWVLEIMKDKNSINRIALSNEVAKAGGDLFMPGCKGDFNRMKAALEDGSLSREQLQINATRVLRMIDTLVG, encoded by the coding sequence ATGCAACAGTATGAAAAGAACCATTTAGATTTTGTACTTAATAATGCAGCAGAATGTGCTGTACTTCTTAAGTCAAATGGAGATTTCCCAATTGACAAGCCAGGAAAGCTTGCAGCCTTTGGTGCAGGTCTTCGCTACACAATCAAGGGTGGTACAGGTTCTGGTGAGGTAAATTCCAGATTTACCTACACTATCGAGGAAGGACTTGAGCAGGAAGGTTTTGAGATTACATCCAAGGGCTGGCTTGACCAGTATGATGAAGTTCGCGCAAAAGCCAAAAAGGATTTCTATAAAAGAGTTCGTAAAGAATTAAAGGGCAATTTCCTTGCAATTATGGGAAAGACTATGAAAGAGCCTGAGCATAACCTTAAGCTTCAAGGGGATGGCGATATAGCAATCTATGTACTTAGTCGTAATTCTGGCGAAGGCTCAGACAGAGAAGTGGTAGAAGGAGAGGTAAAGCTTAACAACTCTGAGATTCGAGATATTTTAGAGCTCAACAAGATATATCAGAAATTTATGCTTGTTCTTAATGTTGGCGGTGCTGTAGACCTTACACCAGTTATGGATGTTGATAACATTCTTCTTATTTCACAGCTTGGTGTAAATATTGGCAAGGTTCTTGCTGATATTTTAGTAGGTAAGCAAAATCCATCTGGAAAGCTCACAACTACTTGGGCTGCTTGGGACCAATACAGCAAGGAGGGAACCTTTGGAGCTTGGAATGAGACAAAATATAACGAGGGTATCTATGTAGGATATCGTTACTTCGATACTTTTGGTAAGAAAGCGCTTTTCCCATTTGGATATGGTCTTTCTTATACTAATTTTGAAGTTGGCGAGACAAAAGTTCAGGCAAAGGCTTCAGAGATTATCGTAAATACGGTAGTAAAGAATACTGGCGCATGTGCTGGCAAAGAAGTAGTTCAGGTTTATTTATCTAAGCCAACGGACAAGCTTGACCAGCCATATCAGGAGCTTGTTGCTTTTGCAAAGACTAATAATCTTGCAGCAGGTGAGGAGCAGGAGCTTCAGCTCACCTTTGATTTACAGGATGTTGCTTCTTATGATGAGGAGACAGCCAGCTACATTCTTGAAGTAGGCGATTATTTAGTTCGCGTAGGCAATAGTTCAGTAGCTACAAAGATTGCTGCTGTAGTATCACTTGATGCTACTGTTACATGTCTTAAGGCAAAGAACTGCCTTGGAAATCCAGGCTTTAAGGATATTAAGGCACCAGCAAGAAACGCTGAAGCTGTTCCAGCTGAGGCTGCCAGACTTCAGATTCTTGCGGCAGAGCTTCAGAGCCAGTCAGTAAGCTATGACAGTAAATACGATATCGCAGATCAGGCAAAGAAGATGACTGATGAGGAGCTTATCTATATGGGCATCGGTGCTTTCAATCCAGATGCTAAAATGTTTTCAGCAGTTGGAAATGCAGGCTCTCATGTGGCAGGTGCTGCAGGTGAAACTACATCTCAGGTAAAGGGAGTAAAGCCAATGATTATGGCTGATGGACCTGCAGGTCTTCGTCTTTGCAGAACTTATTTTGAGGATGAAAAGGGAGCTCACGACGCATCAGGAAAGGGTAGCATGCCAGAAAGCATTACTGATGCCATGGGACCTGTTGTTAGATTCATTGCAAATCTTGTGGTTGGAAAGACAAAGGTGCCAAAGGATGCTGTAATTAAAGAGCAGTCATGCACAATGATTCCTATCGGTACAGCCATTGCCCAGAGCTTTAACTATGATTTGGCAAAGAAGTTTGGCGATATTGTTGGAACAGAGATGGAAATGTTTGGAGTTCATTTATGGCTTGCACCAGCTCTTAACATTCATAGAAGCATTCTTTGCGGTCGTAACTTTGAGTATTATTCAGAAGATCCATTTGTTTCAGGCATGATTGCATCTGCCATTACTGAAGGAGTGCAGAAGCACAAGGGGTGTGGTACAACTATCAAGCATTATGCGGCCAACAATGCAGAGACAAACAGATACAACAACGACAGTCAGGTTAGTGAGCGCGCCATGAGAGAAATCTATTTAAGAGGTTTCGGGCTTTGTGTTAGAAAGACACAGCCAAAGGCAATCATGACAAGTTACAACCTATTAAATGGTGTTCACACAGCTGAACACAGAGGCTTAATAGAGGATATCTTGAGATGCGAGTATGGCTTTAAGGGTATCGTAATGACTGATTGGGTTCTTGAAATTATGAAGGACAAGAATTCTATTAATAGAATTGCCCTTTCAAACGAGGTTGCAAAAGCAGGTGGCGATTTATTTATGCCAGGCTGCAAGGGAGACTTCAATAGGATGAAGGCCGCTCTTGAAGATGGCTCACTTTCAAGAGAGCAGCTTCAGATTAACGCAACTAGAGTACTTAGAATGATTGATACCTTAGTTGGCTAA
- a CDS encoding helix-turn-helix domain-containing protein: MIFLNINLLSHTTLTIEDIYTYIGYDNSSYFYRKFKESYGMSPRDYRLAN; the protein is encoded by the coding sequence ATGATTTTCCTCAACATAAACCTCCTAAGCCACACCACTCTTACCATTGAAGATATTTATACCTACATTGGGTACGATAACAGTAGTTACTTCTACCGCAAATTCAAGGAATCCTATGGCATGTCTCCTAGAGATTATAGATTAGCCAACTAA
- a CDS encoding helix-turn-helix domain-containing protein yields the protein MRYSMEFILECIDLYRSGKWPETPEGIKNPQNFHKMIRRWSRREEALGSEAFCNKKKLRTPEEKYALVSRVIAGESIQSVSFEQGMHQGTLYKWVQDYKTQGYNGLVKNKGRPSKDYSMKKNTNPRPLTESELEELIRLRAENEYLKAENEVIKKRIALRQEKWAAQLKAKKQQSSKTSEKKDSN from the coding sequence ATGCGTTATAGTATGGAATTTATATTAGAGTGTATTGATTTGTATCGTTCTGGCAAGTGGCCTGAAACTCCAGAAGGCATAAAGAATCCGCAAAATTTTCATAAAATGATAAGACGCTGGAGTCGCAGAGAAGAAGCTTTAGGTTCGGAAGCCTTTTGCAATAAGAAAAAACTGCGTACTCCTGAAGAAAAATACGCATTAGTTTCTCGTGTTATTGCAGGTGAGTCTATTCAATCTGTTTCTTTCGAGCAAGGAATGCATCAAGGGACCTTATATAAGTGGGTACAAGATTACAAAACTCAGGGGTATAATGGATTAGTAAAAAACAAAGGAAGGCCTTCAAAGGATTATTCTATGAAAAAAAATACTAACCCACGCCCTCTTACAGAGTCAGAATTAGAAGAACTTATCAGGCTTAGAGCTGAAAACGAATATTTAAAAGCAGAAAATGAAGTAATAAAAAAAAGGATTGCCTTGAGGCAAGAAAAGTGGGCTGCGCAACTCAAGGCGAAAAAGCAGCAATCATCAAAAACCTCAGAGAAGAAGGATTCCAATTAA
- a CDS encoding IS3 family transposase, with protein sequence MGCATQGEKAAIIKNLREEGFQLKHLLKAFHMAKSTYYFEISKKDVVAERNQEILEEIKSIFESNKRRYGVRRVHQELINRGYIVNHKRVQRLMHEAGLLGKRPKEKYHSYKGEVGKIADNIIDRNFSTTAPLQKWTTDVSQFNFTWGKCYLSPVLDMNTNEIISYDLSKSPNLEQIERMLNKAFDKFPSVEGLIFHSDQGWQYQHALYRNTLQEHGIIQSMSRKGNCYDNCIMETFFGRLKNEMYYGYEKDFSSYEEFAKAIDEYIDYYNNKRIQAKTKWMPPVQYRIASMCSA encoded by the coding sequence GTGGGCTGCGCAACTCAAGGCGAAAAAGCAGCAATCATCAAAAACCTCAGAGAAGAAGGATTCCAATTAAAACATCTTCTTAAAGCTTTTCACATGGCTAAATCAACATACTATTTTGAGATTAGCAAGAAAGATGTTGTTGCTGAACGCAATCAAGAAATACTTGAAGAAATTAAAAGTATTTTTGAATCTAACAAGCGTAGGTATGGTGTTAGACGTGTTCATCAGGAGTTGATAAATCGTGGGTATATAGTTAATCATAAGCGCGTTCAGCGTCTTATGCATGAAGCTGGATTATTAGGGAAACGTCCTAAGGAAAAATATCATTCTTATAAGGGCGAAGTTGGAAAGATTGCTGATAACATAATAGATAGAAACTTCAGTACAACTGCGCCTTTGCAGAAATGGACAACAGATGTGTCCCAGTTTAATTTTACATGGGGAAAGTGTTACCTATCGCCAGTTCTAGATATGAATACGAATGAAATCATTTCATATGACTTATCTAAAAGCCCTAATCTTGAGCAAATAGAAAGAATGTTAAATAAAGCATTTGATAAATTTCCATCAGTGGAAGGTCTTATATTTCATTCTGATCAAGGATGGCAATATCAGCATGCTCTCTATAGAAACACTTTACAAGAGCATGGAATTATCCAATCCATGTCTCGAAAAGGTAATTGCTATGATAATTGCATTATGGAAACTTTCTTTGGCAGATTGAAAAATGAAATGTACTATGGTTATGAGAAAGATTTTTCTTCTTATGAAGAATTCGCAAAAGCGATTGATGAATATATAGATTATTATAATAACAAAAGAATTCAGGCAAAAACAAAATGGATGCCACCTGTACAATACAGGATAGCATCCATGTGTTCAGCCTAG
- a CDS encoding alpha/beta fold hydrolase produces MQKNGCVKVGNTDMYYVTFGEGKKNLVVLPGLSDGLWTVKGKAMLLAGSYKRFFKDYTVYMFSRKNEIPEGYSIEDMADDQAIAMRNLGIDRAMVMGVSQGGMISQYLAAKHPELVEKLILVVAAPYANETIKNVVTKWIEMTRNATHTELMLDTAEKVYTKEFNEKNKKYLPFLARFTKPKNYDRFCKNAYAILNFDARPVLSKIKCSTYIMSGDSDNTVGNDAPYELKAAIENSEMLIFKGLGHGLFEEDKDFYNKVYEFCER; encoded by the coding sequence ATGCAGAAAAATGGATGTGTGAAGGTTGGTAATACAGACATGTATTATGTGACCTTCGGAGAAGGAAAAAAGAATCTTGTAGTTTTGCCAGGATTGTCAGATGGTTTGTGGACGGTAAAGGGAAAGGCCATGCTTCTGGCAGGTTCCTACAAAAGGTTTTTCAAGGATTATACTGTTTACATGTTCAGCAGGAAGAATGAGATTCCAGAGGGGTATTCTATAGAAGATATGGCAGATGATCAGGCAATAGCTATGAGGAATCTTGGGATAGATAGGGCAATGGTTATGGGGGTATCTCAGGGAGGGATGATTTCTCAATATCTGGCGGCGAAGCATCCTGAGTTAGTTGAGAAATTGATTCTCGTGGTCGCTGCACCATACGCCAACGAAACAATTAAAAACGTAGTTACGAAATGGATAGAAATGACCCGAAATGCTACTCATACAGAGCTAATGCTAGATACTGCGGAGAAAGTTTATACGAAGGAATTCAACGAAAAGAACAAAAAGTATTTACCATTTCTGGCTAGATTTACAAAGCCTAAGAATTATGACAGGTTTTGCAAAAACGCATATGCGATATTAAATTTCGACGCACGACCAGTTTTATCAAAAATAAAATGCAGTACATATATTATGTCGGGAGACAGTGACAATACAGTTGGAAATGATGCTCCTTATGAGTTAAAGGCTGCAATTGAGAACAGTGAGATGCTTATCTTCAAAGGATTGGGCCACGGATTGTTTGAAGAGGATAAGGATTTTTACAATAAAGTATATGAGTTTTGCGAAAGATAA
- a CDS encoding GNAT family N-acetyltransferase yields the protein MRIETERLEITEMTLDMAMDVHKNSLDEDIRRFVPDEVFETVDDARETIEFIISQYGSTDGPLIYAVIAKAENRNIGYVQLVPIGDGKWEIGYHIAKAYTRNGYATEAVKAFLPVISDYVGVTEVYGIRLQENIASGRVLEKCGFEIFFTGEGPYHDGVFAITKSIWKKF from the coding sequence ATGAGAATTGAAACAGAACGATTGGAAATAACTGAAATGACCTTGGATATGGCCATGGATGTTCATAAGAATTCTTTGGATGAGGATATTCGGAGATTTGTGCCGGATGAAGTGTTTGAAACGGTTGATGATGCCAGGGAGACTATTGAGTTTATCATATCACAGTATGGTTCTACAGATGGTCCATTGATTTATGCTGTTATAGCTAAAGCAGAAAATCGGAATATCGGCTATGTGCAGTTGGTGCCAATCGGCGATGGAAAGTGGGAAATTGGCTATCATATTGCAAAAGCCTATACCAGAAATGGATATGCGACGGAAGCGGTAAAGGCATTTCTTCCGGTGATATCAGATTATGTTGGCGTGACAGAAGTATATGGTATTCGTCTTCAGGAGAATATTGCATCTGGACGTGTGCTGGAAAAGTGTGGATTTGAAATCTTTTTCACAGGTGAGGGACCTTACCATGACGGTGTATTTGCAATTACTAAAAGTATTTGGAAGAAATTTTGA
- a CDS encoding MerR family transcriptional regulator — MLKIGEFSKLSRVSIRMLRHYDDIGLLKPAEIDNFTGYRYYREEQLFTIGRITSLKDMGFALADIIKILDSYDDKEKMDAFLSERQKELSKLSKETEYKLMLLETARKRLRKEQNMSFDVTVKTIPERYAASVQMVVPHYEDEGMLWNTMMSECKNLVPADPCLAAAEFLDPEYKEENVEIIAWMTVSGSYNDTEHVKFKTLPEVKVASCIIKGSYDQMGEAYATVVSWIKANGYKMNGPMFNIYHVSPAQTQNPDEYVTEACFPIE; from the coding sequence ATGCTTAAAATAGGCGAATTTTCAAAACTATCCAGAGTAAGTATCAGGATGTTACGCCACTATGATGATATCGGACTTTTGAAACCGGCTGAAATCGATAATTTTACCGGGTACCGCTATTATCGTGAGGAACAGCTTTTTACCATCGGTAGGATCACATCACTCAAGGATATGGGCTTTGCCCTTGCAGATATTATCAAGATTCTTGACAGCTATGATGATAAAGAAAAGATGGATGCCTTTCTGTCAGAGAGGCAGAAGGAGCTCTCAAAGCTTTCCAAAGAAACGGAGTACAAACTGATGCTTCTGGAAACAGCCAGAAAGAGGCTGAGGAAGGAGCAGAATATGAGTTTTGATGTAACTGTAAAAACAATACCGGAGAGATATGCTGCCTCGGTTCAGATGGTGGTTCCTCACTATGAGGATGAAGGAATGCTCTGGAATACAATGATGAGCGAATGCAAGAATCTTGTGCCGGCAGACCCGTGTCTTGCGGCGGCTGAGTTTCTTGACCCCGAGTACAAGGAAGAAAATGTTGAGATCATTGCGTGGATGACCGTGAGTGGATCTTATAACGATACAGAACATGTGAAGTTTAAAACTCTTCCTGAAGTAAAAGTCGCAAGTTGTATTATTAAAGGCAGTTACGATCAGATGGGTGAGGCATATGCAACTGTGGTGTCATGGATCAAAGCTAATGGATATAAAATGAATGGTCCTATGTTTAATATCTATCATGTGAGTCCTGCACAGACACAGAATCCTGATGAGTATGTAACGGAAGCTTGTTTCCCTATTGAGTAA
- a CDS encoding N-acetyltransferase has protein sequence MEFVHVTKDNLEEEHICCAISNNKDVQVSSKKAWLSERFDEGLVFLKSVERGKCFIEYIPAENAWIPIEADGYMYIDCLWVSGAFKGHGYSNDLLTACIEDSNEKGKKGLCILCASKKKPFLADPKFLKYKGFVVSDEADNGIQLWYMPFDKNAKAPVFKECAKHPHIEEQGYVLYYTNQCPFNAKYVPVLEQTAKENGIAFKAIHLESKEEAQNAPTPITNYALFHDGEYVTNEQMNDKKFLKLAGK, from the coding sequence ATGGAATTTGTTCATGTAACAAAAGATAACCTCGAAGAGGAGCATATTTGCTGCGCGATATCAAATAATAAGGATGTTCAGGTTTCTTCTAAGAAGGCATGGCTTTCGGAGAGGTTTGATGAAGGGCTTGTTTTCCTAAAGAGCGTAGAGCGCGGAAAGTGCTTTATCGAATATATCCCGGCGGAAAACGCATGGATTCCGATAGAGGCAGATGGATATATGTACATTGACTGTCTTTGGGTGTCCGGGGCTTTCAAAGGACATGGATATTCTAATGATCTACTTACTGCCTGCATCGAGGATAGTAATGAAAAGGGAAAAAAAGGGCTTTGTATTCTTTGCGCTTCAAAGAAGAAACCGTTTCTGGCTGATCCTAAGTTTCTGAAGTACAAAGGATTTGTCGTGAGCGATGAAGCTGATAATGGTATTCAGCTTTGGTATATGCCATTCGATAAAAATGCAAAAGCTCCGGTGTTTAAGGAATGTGCAAAACATCCGCATATAGAAGAGCAGGGATATGTTCTGTACTATACGAATCAGTGCCCGTTCAATGCAAAATATGTCCCGGTTTTGGAGCAGACGGCAAAAGAAAATGGTATTGCATTCAAGGCAATACATCTTGAAAGCAAAGAAGAAGCACAGAATGCACCGACACCGATCACGAATTATGCGTTATTCCATGATGGGGAGTATGTTACAAACGAGCAAATGAACGATAAGAAATTCTTAAAACTTGCAGGAAAGTGA
- a CDS encoding helix-turn-helix domain-containing protein: protein MELGKRIKDLRSAHNWNQDELAEKMFVSRQTISNWENEKSYPDIQSILLLSNLFEISLDQLVKGDVEQMQEIINDQDVKQMKFYGKMMLACLAIMIVTFGPLYLVTGLWGLIPEGIFAIAMFYFATKLNGIQKENDLVTYKEIVTFMNGKNLDEISKQREIGKRNYQVVAVMILAGLISGVLSFTVVFIFKRVIGL, encoded by the coding sequence ATGGAACTTGGAAAAAGAATAAAGGATTTAAGAAGCGCACACAATTGGAATCAGGATGAGTTAGCTGAGAAGATGTTCGTATCTAGACAAACAATTTCTAATTGGGAAAACGAGAAAAGCTATCCTGATATTCAAAGTATTCTTTTACTAAGTAATCTTTTTGAGATTTCTCTAGATCAACTAGTCAAAGGAGATGTAGAACAAATGCAAGAGATTATTAATGATCAAGATGTAAAACAAATGAAGTTTTACGGAAAAATGATGCTAGCTTGTTTGGCTATTATGATTGTAACATTCGGTCCATTATATTTAGTTACTGGATTATGGGGACTAATTCCTGAAGGTATTTTTGCTATAGCGATGTTTTATTTCGCAACAAAGCTTAATGGCATTCAAAAAGAGAATGACCTTGTTACTTATAAGGAAATTGTTACTTTCATGAATGGAAAGAATCTTGATGAAATCAGCAAGCAGCGAGAAATCGGAAAGCGCAATTATCAAGTTGTAGCTGTAATGATACTTGCTGGATTAATTTCCGGAGTATTGAGTTTCACAGTAGTATTTATTTTTAAAAGAGTAATTGGTTTATAA
- a CDS encoding chromate transporter — MKNITVEAIMLIDLFLTFAKIGVFTFGGGYAMISLIENACVDNKRWITHDEMMNIIVIAESTPGPIAINCATYVGYKKGKLPGAIIVTLGMILPSFAIIYAVSRFLNGFLEITWVSNAFRGIKIAVGILIVDAAIKMLKKMKQKPMQISIVICSGLTMFLINVFAVNISSMILMLAAAFIGIIVFVIKNNMEKRREEK, encoded by the coding sequence ATGAAGAACATCACTGTGGAGGCCATTATGCTAATTGATCTGTTTTTAACATTTGCAAAGATTGGGGTATTTACATTCGGCGGTGGGTATGCAATGATCTCACTTATCGAAAATGCCTGCGTGGATAATAAAAGATGGATAACTCATGATGAAATGATGAACATTATTGTGATAGCAGAATCCACGCCTGGTCCCATAGCAATCAACTGTGCAACTTATGTCGGATATAAAAAGGGGAAACTTCCCGGAGCGATTATAGTTACTCTTGGGATGATACTTCCGTCTTTTGCTATTATATATGCTGTCTCAAGATTTCTGAATGGTTTTCTTGAAATAACTTGGGTCTCAAATGCATTTCGCGGAATAAAAATCGCTGTTGGGATTCTTATTGTTGATGCTGCGATAAAAATGCTGAAGAAAATGAAGCAAAAACCTATGCAGATAAGCATAGTTATATGTTCTGGGCTTACGATGTTCCTTATAAACGTATTTGCCGTTAATATATCATCCATGATACTTATGCTTGCAGCTGCATTTATCGGTATCATTGTTTTCGTTATAAAGAATAATATGGAAAAGAGGCGGGAAGAGAAATGA
- a CDS encoding chromate transporter — protein sequence MIYIDLLIGFFEVGLFSFGGAYAAIPLIRDVVRAHDWLDDEMLAYIIAISESTPGPIMVNMATYVGSEKGGLLGAIIATTAVVLPAFFIILLIMAAMKKFLQNRLVKAALSGLQPCIIGIILATGIFMIIKNCGFVFSGSPDYLTAGLTCVIALIYFGSRKIIKKGLSPITLICFSAFVGAMAYML from the coding sequence ATGATATATATTGATCTGTTAATCGGATTTTTTGAGGTCGGCCTTTTTTCTTTCGGTGGAGCTTATGCGGCAATACCTTTGATCAGGGATGTTGTCAGGGCTCACGATTGGTTGGATGATGAAATGCTCGCATACATAATTGCTATCAGCGAAAGTACTCCTGGACCGATTATGGTAAATATGGCCACATATGTCGGAAGTGAAAAGGGAGGATTACTTGGTGCGATAATTGCTACCACAGCGGTTGTATTACCTGCTTTTTTTATCATTTTGCTTATAATGGCAGCAATGAAGAAATTTCTTCAAAACCGCTTAGTCAAGGCTGCTTTATCTGGGTTACAGCCATGTATTATAGGAATCATCTTGGCAACAGGTATATTTATGATTATAAAAAACTGCGGTTTTGTTTTCAGTGGCAGCCCTGATTATCTTACGGCAGGTCTTACTTGTGTTATCGCATTGATATATTTTGGTTCGAGAAAAATCATAAAAAAAGGATTAAGCCCCATCACGCTTATTTGCTTTTCAGCATTTGTGGGAGCAATGGCTTACATGCTATAA
- a CDS encoding GNAT family N-acetyltransferase, with product MVEIKIAKQDDIERLMSIRLEMLKVVNSLPEDYEYSDEIKNESRDYFLNGDQMTVLACDGDAVVGCASMSFIRIMPTFGHPTGKRAHLMNVYTKNEYRRQGIAQKMVELLIEKTWEKGATEISLDATTMGRTLYEKLGFTDSTECMVLTNY from the coding sequence ATGGTTGAAATAAAAATAGCAAAACAAGATGATATTGAACGTTTGATGAGCATTCGCCTTGAAATGCTTAAGGTTGTTAATAGTCTTCCAGAAGATTATGAGTACTCAGATGAAATTAAAAATGAAAGCCGAGATTACTTTTTGAATGGAGACCAGATGACTGTCCTTGCTTGTGATGGAGATGCTGTCGTTGGTTGTGCATCCATGAGCTTTATAAGGATAATGCCAACATTTGGTCACCCGACCGGAAAACGAGCCCATCTTATGAATGTATATACGAAAAATGAATATCGCCGACAGGGTATTGCTCAAAAGATGGTCGAATTGCTAATAGAGAAAACTTGGGAAAAAGGTGCCACAGAAATCAGTCTTGATGCAACCACAATGGGAAGAACCCTCTATGAAAAATTAGGGTTTACGGATTCGACAGAATGTATGGTTCTAACAAATTATTAG
- a CDS encoding GNAT family N-acetyltransferase, which yields MREITPSEVSKLYDCIQELSEYHNTTSENFKGCYPINPYEKTLDSFEAALRNKESYIAVSEFENQIIGFCKVDISGENGKLDYLLIKEEFRGRGFGKELMDWAMLMFVKNNAMHIEVKVVDGNPTIHLYEKYGFKMKSHILGIER from the coding sequence ATGAGAGAAATAACGCCGAGCGAGGTAAGCAAACTGTATGACTGTATTCAGGAGTTATCAGAATATCACAATACGACATCTGAGAATTTCAAAGGATGTTATCCTATAAATCCATATGAAAAGACGCTGGATTCTTTTGAAGCGGCACTAAGAAATAAAGAATCTTACATAGCAGTCTCAGAATTTGAAAACCAGATTATTGGTTTTTGCAAAGTAGATATAAGTGGAGAAAACGGTAAACTGGACTATTTGCTGATAAAGGAAGAATTCCGAGGAAGAGGCTTTGGTAAAGAACTCATGGACTGGGCAATGCTTATGTTTGTCAAAAATAATGCTATGCACATTGAAGTAAAAGTGGTTGATGGTAACCCTACGATTCATTTGTATGAAAAATATGGATTCAAAATGAAATCGCACATATTAGGGATTGAGCGTTAA
- a CDS encoding flavodoxin, producing MSTLVTYFSAEGTTAKVAKEFAEMIGADIFEIVPVEPYTKADIKWTNPLARCNKEQFGKKDVPVQGKIENFEQYDTIYIGFPIWYGAAPRVVNTFCQGYNWTGKKVMAFATSGGSKIGKTAEKLQPYVTGAASIDAKLVSNSYEVKDW from the coding sequence ATGAGTACATTAGTAACTTATTTTAGTGCTGAAGGCACAACAGCTAAGGTTGCAAAGGAATTTGCAGAGATGATTGGTGCCGATATATTCGAGATTGTTCCTGTAGAGCCATATACAAAAGCCGATATCAAATGGACTAATCCACTTGCCAGGTGTAATAAAGAGCAGTTTGGTAAGAAAGATGTTCCCGTACAGGGAAAGATAGAAAACTTTGAACAGTATGATACTATATATATTGGCTTCCCAATATGGTATGGAGCAGCACCTAGGGTCGTCAACACATTTTGCCAAGGCTATAACTGGACCGGTAAAAAAGTCATGGCGTTTGCAACATCTGGTGGAAGTAAGATTGGTAAAACTGCAGAAAAACTCCAGCCTTATGTTACTGGTGCAGCTTCTATAGATGCTAAACTTGTAAGTAATTCTTATGAAGTAAAGGACTGGTAA
- a CDS encoding DUF6485 family protein, whose translation MLNHDNGCTPCIAKNLAQREIPSCFFKKAGGEKPTKDWYFEDFAALINNI comes from the coding sequence ATGTTAAATCACGACAACGGATGCACTCCCTGCATAGCAAAAAATCTAGCACAACGAGAAATTCCAAGCTGCTTTTTTAAGAAAGCTGGTGGCGAAAAGCCAACCAAAGACTGGTATTTTGAAGATTTTGCGGCATTAATAAACAATATATGA